One region of Bdellovibrio bacteriovorus genomic DNA includes:
- a CDS encoding metal-sensing transcriptional repressor gives MSHKKQHTSHEEVSKRLKRAKGHLETVINMIEDERECIDVARQLHAVAKAIAAAKSVYIHDHIEHCLDGNHKDIDLDEIKEITKYI, from the coding sequence ATGTCACACAAAAAGCAACATACAAGTCACGAAGAAGTCTCTAAAAGATTGAAGCGAGCCAAAGGACATCTTGAAACCGTGATCAATATGATTGAAGACGAACGCGAGTGCATTGATGTCGCACGTCAGCTTCATGCCGTTGCTAAAGCCATTGCCGCCGCAAAAAGTGTTTACATCCATGATCACATCGAACACTGCTTAGATGGCAATCACAAAGACATAGACCTCGACGAAATCAAAGAAATCACGAAATACATCTAA